The window GGCCATCAGGACCTCGGCCTCGGGGAGGGTGGCGAGGAGGGCCTGGATCCTGGCCTCCACCTCCCCGAGAAGCCCCTTCACGCAGGCCAGCTCCTTCTGGAGGAGGGCGAGGACCTCCTTGCTCCCCGCCCACTCCGCCGCCTCCATCTGGTTGAGGATGGTCCTTTCCCGCCCGGCCAAGTCCTCCCGGTAGCCCACCAGGGCTTTGAGCTCCCGGAGGGTTTCTGGGGGTAGGGTGTAGGCCCGGAGGTCTTCGTGGTAGACCTGGGCGTAGCGGGCGAGGAGGAGGGCGTCTTGGCGGTCGGTCTTCTGGCGTTCTCCCTTGGCCTTGCGGAAGGCGGCGAGGTGGTAGGGGTTGACCAGGGCCACCTGGAGGCGGTTTTCTGCCAGGAGCTTGAGGAGGGGGAGGTGGTAGGCGCTGGTGGGCTCCAGGGCGACCCAGGCGGGGTTGTGGTGGGCGAGGGCGGCGAGGAGGGCTTGACGGCCTTCAGGGGAGTTGGGGAAGCGGAGGCGGGTGGGTTTGGGGGAGTTGGAGACGAGGGCCAGGTCCAGGTGGGTTTTGCTGACGTCAATGCCGGCGAAGGTCATGGGCTCTCTCCTTTTGGTAACCTGAGGGAGGTGGCCACCCGACCCTGTGGGCCTTCCATGTGGATGCGGTCTTTGACGACCGGGATACTGTGCGGCGGGGAGGCCGGGGTGGGTGGCTACCGATCAATCCCGCGGGCGTGGTGGCCCGGCAACCGGGGCGGTGGGGCCTCCCTCAGGGGGCAAGATACATGCGACTCGGTTATGGCCCTCCAAAAGGCCCTTGTCTTCTCCAGTTGCAAGGGATTGAGCCCCGTAAGGGGATTGCGACCACCTCACCTCCACTCGCTTATCACGCGCCTCCACCAATGGTTGCAAGGGATTGAGCCCCGTAAGGGGATTGCGACGGGGTCATAGATCCAGTCCCTAGGCGGGCCGAGGCGAATCCGTTGCAAGGGATTGAGCCCCGTAAGGGGATTGCGACTTGCTGATTGTGAATGATGCCCATTCCTCCTTAGAAGGAAGTTGCAAGGGATTGAGCCCCGTAAGGGGATTGCGACGCTCGTCACGGGAAGCGCAAAAAGGTAGCTCCTAAGGGTTGCAAGGGATTGAGCCCCGTAAGGGGATTACTGTCTTGCCCATCAAGCGACCCCTTTGTCGTGGGTGAAGGCCTGTACCCCTCGCGCTAGGAGGCTTTCACGCAGGCCCCGGCGCGCCTGCCCACCCACCTTCCGGGCCCTTTCCCAAAGGGGCGCTCCCAGAAAAGGGGCCCGGGCGGTTCGGCGCCCGGGCCTTCGCGTCGTTCCAAATCTGGGGCTCTTTAGAGGACCAGGGTGCCCGCCCCCACGGCGCTTAGGGTGGGGGCCTCGAGGTCCAGGCGGTGGGCCAGGACCTTCCCCTTCCTTTCCCGGAGGAGGGGGAGGAGGCTTGCCACCACCTCCACCCCGTCTATGCGGGTGGGGTTGGCCCCCAGGAAGGCGAGGGCGGCCTCCGGCTCCCCTTCCGCGAGCCTTTCCAGGAAGCCCAGGTCCCGCCTCCTCGCCTCCTCCGCCAGGGTGCGGGTGAGGGGGGTGTCCCCGAAGCGGGGCCCCACGTGGGAGAGGTCCACGGCGAGGACGAGAAGGCCCGGGAAGTCCCGCAGGACCACCTTCAGGGCCTCCCCGAGCTCCGGGCTTCGCCTGGCCACGAGGAGGGGGAGGACGCGGGCCTCGGGGAACCGCCCCTTCAGGAAGAAGAGGGGAAGCTCCAGGCTGTGCTCCTCCCGGAAGGCGAGGGGCGTGTTGAAGAGCTCAAAGGGAAGGAGGGCGTCTAAGGCCTGGAGGGCGGGAAGGTCCGGCAGGGCGGGGCCGAAGGGGGTCTGGAAGGGCACGGGAAGGGCGGCGGCCTTCTCCTTCAGCGGCCTGTGGGCGACCCCCACCAGGTAGATGCGCTCAGGGGGCGGGGTCTTCTCCAGGGCGGCGAGGGCCGCCCCGTAGACCTCGGGGACGCGGGAGGGCTCCAGGTGGGGCATGAGGAGGACCCGGGCCTCCTCGCCTTCCCCCGGGTAGCTCGCCCGGAAGGCCTCGAGGAAGGCCCGGGCCTCCCGCTCGCCCTCGGGATAGGAGAGCCCGGCGAGGCGCATGGGCCGCTCCCGCTTGAGCTTTTCCTCCTCCTCTTTGAGCCTCGCCTCCACCTTCTCCGTGAGGAGGAGGCCCGCCTCCTCCAGGGCCTTCGCCAGGTCTTCCAGCTCCTTCTTCGGCACCAGGACCCCGTGGCGCTTGAACACCTCCTCCTGCACCTCCTCCAGGGTCCTCCCCTCCATGAGGGAGAGGAGGAAAAGCCCGCCCTCGGTGAGGGCCAGGGGCTTCTCGTAGACCCCGTAGGGGTCGGAGACCAGGAAGCCCCCCTCAATGGGGGTGATCTGGGGTTCCCGAAGCCTGAGCCTCCCTTCCACCCCTCCAATATAGGAGAAAGGCCCGGGCCTCCTCCTTGGTCCCCACCCGGCCTTCGGCCTGGGCCTCGAGGAGGGCCTTTAGGGCCCTTCCCACCTCGGGGCCTTCTTGGAGGCCCAGAAGGGCCATCACCTCCTCCCCGGAGAGGAGGGGCCTTTGCGGCAGGGGGTCTTTCAGGACCTCTTCGTAGCGCCCGAGCACCTCCCAGGCCTCGCGCTCCACGCCCCTCGTGGCCAGGCGGTCCGCCGCCATGAGGTAGACGAGGTCCGGGAGGAGGTCCTGGCGCCTCAGGAAGAAGCGGCGCAGGGCCTTCCTCTCCTCGGGGAGGCGGTCCATGTGGCGGCGCACCAGGCCCGCCGCCCGCTCCACCACCTCCTTGGGGAAGCGGAGCCAAAAGAGGCTTGCCCGGGCGATCTCCGCCCCCACCTCGGCGTGCCCCAGGAAGCGGAAGCGGCCCACCTCGGGGTCAAAGCGGCGGGTGAGGGGCTTGCCCACGTCGTGGAAGAGGGCGGCGAGGCGGGCCTCGAGGGGGGCCTCGGGCCAGAGCCAGAGGAGGTGGAAGACCGCGCTCAGGGTGTGGTCCCAGGCGGGAAGGTGGTGCACCCCGCCCTGATGGAGGCCCACGAGGAGGGCGAGCTCGGGGAGGTAGACCCCAAGGAGCCCCACCCTCTCCAGAAGGCGCAGGCCGAAGGCCGCCCTCGGGGAGAGGAGGAGCCGGGCAAGCTCCTCCTTGACCCTTTCCCGCGCGGGGAGGGCCTCGGGGTGGGCCTGGAGGAACCGGGCGTGGCGGCCAAGGGCCTCCCGGGTCCTCTGGGGAAGCCCGAAGCCCAAGGTGGCGGCGAGGCGGACCCCCCGGAGGCTTCGCAGGTGGTCCTGGTAGAGGTTTTCCTCCCGCACGGGGACGAGGAGGCGCCGCCTCAGGTCCTCCTCCACCCCCTTTAGGCCGAAGACGGCGCCCCCCTTCCAGAGGAGGGCGTTCACCCGGTAGTCCCGCCGGAGGAGGTCCTCCTCCAGCCTCCCCTCCAAGGGGGTGAAGTCCAGGGTCCTTTCCCCCACCACCAGGCGGTAGTGGCCCCGCTTGGGGTCCAGGGGGAAGAGGCTTCCCCCGAGGCGCCTCTTTGCCTCCTCGGCCGCCCCTTCGGGGTCCAAGGCGGCGTAGTCCAGGTCCGTTGGCCTTCTTCCCAGGAGGAGGTCCCGCACCGCCCCGCCCACGGGGAAGGCGTCCTTGGGGGTATAAAAGGGGAAGTCCATATGGGCCACGAGGCGAAGCACCCCATTATTATCGGCATCACCGGGAACATCGGCAGCGGCAAGAGCACCGTGGCCGCCCTCCTCAGGTCCTGGGGCTACCCCGTCTTGGACCTGGACGCGCTCGCCGCCCGGGCCCGGGAGAACAAGGAGGAGGAGCTGAAGCGCCTCTTCCCCGAGGCGGTGGTGGGGGGGAGGCTGGACCGGAGGGCCCTCGCCCGGCTCGTCTTTTCCGACCCGGAGAGGCTCAAGGCCCTCGAGGCCGTGGTCCACCCGGAGGTCAGGCGGCTTCTTATGGAGGAGCTTTCCCGCCTAGAGGCCCCCCTCGTCTTTCTGGAGATCCCCCTCCTCTTTGAGAAGGGGTGGGAGGGGAGGCTCCACGGGACCCTCTTGGTGGCGGCCCCCCTGGAGGAGCGGGTGAGGCGGGTGATGGCGCGCTCGGGGCTTTCCCGGGAGGAGGTCCTGGCCCGGGAGCGGGCCCAGATGCCCGAGGAGGAGAAGCGCAAGCGGGCGACCTGGGTCTTGGAGAACACGGGGAGCCTCGAGGACCTGGAAAGGGCCTTGAAGGCGGTCCTGGCCGAGCTCACCGGGGGGGCCAAAGGAGGGCGAGGCTGAGGGCGAGGGCGAAGAGCAGGTGGGCTTGGCCCCCGCCGAGGAGGAGGGCGGCGAGGGGCAGGGCCAGGGCGAAGGCGAGGAGGGCGGGGTGGGCTTTGCGGCTTCCGAGGAGGAGGACGCCTGCGGGAAGGCCCGCCAGGAGGAGGAGCCTCGGGTCCACGGCGAAGAGGACGCCCAGGGGGGCGAGGAGGCTTCCCGCCCGCCGGAGGCCGAGCCAGGGGCTTAAGGCGTGGGCGAAGGCCGCGGCGGCCCCCGCCGCCAGGCCCCCGGTGTAGTCCCGGGCCAGAAACTCCCCCAGGGCCACGGCGAAGACCCCCTTGGCGAAGTCCAGGAGGAGGACGAGGCCCGCGGGGACGGGGCCGAGGCGCCAAAGCGGCTCCCTCCCCGACCACGCCTTGCCCTGGAGGGCGGCGAACCAGAAGGCGAAGGGAAGGCTTCCCATGAGGTAGCCCGCAAGGAGGGCGGCGGCCATGCCCCCATGCTAGACAAAAGGCGCCCTTCTGCCTATACTAGAGGGCGCTGCGGGGAGTAGCGCAGCCCGGTAGCGCACCTCGTTCGGGACGAGGGGGTCGCTGGTTCAAATCCAGTCTCCCCGACCAAGGGCCGGCCCACGGGCCGGCTTCCTTCTTTCGGGTGGGGTTTGCGAAGCCTCCTTGGGGCGGTAAGCTGAAGGGCGTGGTGCGGATCCTGGGCGGCAAGGCCCGGGGCGTGGCCTTGAAGGTGCCCGCCTCGGCCCGTCCCTCCCCGGTGCGGCTGAGGAAGGCCCTCTTTGACTACCTCCGCCTCCGCTACCCGCGGCGGGGGCGCTTCCTGGACCTCTTCGCGGGGAGCGGGGCCGTGGGCCTCGAGGCCGCCAGCGAGGGTTGGGAGGCGGTGCTGGTGGAGAAGGACCCCGAGGCGGTCCGGCTCCTCAAGGAGAACGTGCGCCGCACGGGCCTCGGGGCCCGGGTGGTGGCCCTCCCGGTGGAGGTCTTCCTCCCCGAGGCCAAGGCCCAGGGGGAGCGGTTCACCGTGGCCTTCATGGCCCCGCCGTACGCCATGGACCTCGCCGCCCTCTTCGGCGAGCTTCTCGCAAGCGGCCTGGTGGAGGCGGGGGGGCTTTACGTCCTCCAGCACCCTAAGGACCTCTACCTCCCCTTAGGGGAGCGGCGGGTCTACGGGGAGAACGCCCTCACCCTGGTGGAGGTCTAGATGCACGTGGTCTACCCTGGGAGCTTTGACCCCCTGACCAACGGCCACCTGGACGTGATCCAGCGGGCGAGCCGGCTCTTTGAGAAGGTGACCGTGGCCGTCCTGGAGAACCCGAGCAAGCGGGGCCAGTACCTCTTCAGCGCCGAGGAGCGCCTGGCCATCATCCGGGAGGCCACGGCCCACCTGGCCAACGTGGAGGCGGCCACCTTCTCCGGCCTCCTCGTGGACTTCGTGCGCCGGGTGGGGGCCCAGGCCATCGTGAAGGGGCTTAGGGCGGTGTCCGACTACGAGTACGAGCTCCAGATGGCCCACCTGAACCGCCAGCTCTACCCGGGCCTCGAGACCCTCTTCATCCTCGCCGCCACCCGCTACTCCTTCGTCTCCAGCACCATGGTCAAGGAGATCGCCCGCTACGGGGGGGATGTCTCCAAGCTCGTACCCCCGGCGACCCTGAGGGCCTTGAAGGCCAAGTTGGGCCAGTAGAATGCGGTCTATGTGGGCCCTTCTTTCCGTCGCGGACAAGCGGGGGATCGTGGACTTCGCCCGGGGGCTTGCGGAGCTTGGCTTCCGCCTCCTCGCCACGGGGGGGACCTACCGCGCCCTCCGCGAGGCGGGGCTTCCCGTGACCTACATCTCCGACTTCACCGGCTTTCCCGAGATCCTGGAGGGGAGGGTCAAGACCCTCCACCCCAAGGTGCACGCCGCCCTCCTCGCCCGCCCGGACCAGGAGGAGGAGCTTAAGGCCTTGGGGTTGGAGCGCATCGGGGTCTTGGCGGTGAACCTCTACCCCTTCCGGGAGACGGTGGCCCGGGGGGCCTCCTTTGCGGAGGCCCTGGAGCAGATTGACATCGGGGGCCCCGCCATGCTCCGGGCGGCGGCCAAGAACCACCAGGCGGTGCTTCCCGTGTGCGACCCCGAGGACTACCCCCGGGTCCTGGAGGCGCTCAAGGCGGGGCCCTCCCCGGACTTCCGCCAAAAGCTCGCCCGCAAGGCCTTCGCCCACACCGCCCTCTACGACGCCGCCATCGCCGAGTGGCTTTCCGGGGAGAAGTTCCCCGAGGAGAAGCTTTTGGCCCTCAGGCGGGAGGCCTCCTTGCGTTACGGGGAGAACCCCCACCAGGAGGCGGCCCTCTACCGGGTGGTGGGGGAGAGGGGGCCTCTGCTCGAGGCCCAGGTGCTTCAGGGGAAGGCCATGAGCTTCAACAACTACCTGGACGCCGAGGCCGCCTGGAACCTGGTGTCCGAGTTCGCCGAGCCCGCCTGCGTGGCCGTGAAGCACCAGAACCCCTGCGGCGTGGCCCTGGGGGAGACCCCCCTGGAGGCCTACCGGAAGGCCTACGAGGCCGACCCCGTCTCCATCTTCGGCGGCATCGTGGCCTTCAACCGCCCCCTGGACGGCCCCACGGCGGAGGCCCTGGCGGAGGTCTTCCTGGAGGTGGTCCTCGCCCCCTCCTTTAGCCCCGAGGCCCGGGCGGTCCTCGCCAGGAAGAAGAACCTCCGCCTCCTCCAGGTGCCCTTCCCTGCCCAAGGGCCCTACCTGGACCTGAGGCGCCTCCGGGGCGGGGTGCTCCTCCAGGACGCGGACACCGAGGACCCCGCGGAGCCCAAGGTGGTCACGGAGAGGGCCCCCACCCCGGAGGAGTGGCCCGACCTCCGCTTCGCCTGGAAGGTGGTGAAGCACGTGCGCTCCAATGCCATCGTGGTGGCCAAGGGGGGGATGACCCTGGGGATCGGGGTGGGGCAGACGAACCGCCTCGCCGCCGCCCGGCACGCCCTGGAGGCGGCCGGGGAAAGGGCCAAGGGCGCCGTCCTGGCCTCCGACGCCTTCTTCCCCTTTGACGACGTGGTCCGCCTCGCCGCCTCCTACGGCATCGCCGCCATCATCCAGCCCGGGGGGAGCGTGCGGGACCAGGACTCCATCAGGGCGGCGGAGGAGGCGGGGATCGCCATGGTCTTCACCGGCGTGCGCCACTTCCGCCACTGAGCCAGGAGCGGGCGGTTGTTTTGCCGGGGCCCCATGCCGGCGCAGACCGGCACGGGGTTTACTTCCCCACGCAGAAGTTCTGGAAGACCCGGGCCACCACCTCCTCCGCCACCTCCTTGCCCGTGAGGAGGGCGAGGGCCCGGGCCGCCTCCTCCAGGGCGAGGCCCATGAGGTCCTCGGGGAGGGAGAGGGCCTCCTCCAGGCGCTCCCTAGCCCGGAGGAGGGCTTCCACCTGGCGCTCGGTGAGGAGGACCTCCCCCCCCTCCCTCCCCAAAAGGGCCTCCCTTACCGCCTCCTTGAGCCGGTCCAGACCCTCTCCCGTGAGGCTGGAGACGGGGAGGAACTCCGGGTCCTCCCAGGCCGGGGGAAGGTCGCTCTTGGTGGCCACCTTCAGCGTCCTCGCCCAAGGCAGGGGGGGCGGGGCGGGCTTGGGCTGGGAGCGGTCCACCACGTAAAGGACCAGGTCGGCTTCCTCGGCGATTCCTAAGGCCCTCTCCACCCCCATCCGCTCCACGGGGTCCTCCGTCTCCCGCACCCCGGCGGTGTCCACGGCCACGAGGGGGATGCCGAAAAGCTCCAGGGGGGCCTCGAGGTAGTCCCGGGTGGTTCCGGGGATGGGGGAGACGAGGGCCCGCTCGTACCCCAAAAGGGCGTTGAGGAGGCTGCTCTTCCCGGCGTTGGGGGCCCCGATGAGGGCGAGCCTGGCCCCCTTCTGGGCCAGGCGGGAGGCCTTGGCCTGGGCGAGGAGGGCCTCCACCTCGGCGAGGACCTCCCGGATGGTCCTTTCCGCCTCCAGGGGCTCCACCCCCTCCTCGGGGTAGTCCAGGAGGGCCTGGATGTGGGCGAGGAGGTTTAGAAGCCGGTTCTCCAAGGCCTCAATCCGGCGGGAAAGGGCCCCCTCCAGCGCCCTCAGGGCCTGCCTCCGGGCAAGCTCCCCTTCCGCCTCAATGAGGGCCAAGACCGCCTCCGCCTGGGCCAGGTCCATCTTGCCGTTCAGGTAAGCGCGAAAGGTAAACTCCCCGCGCCCCGCGGGCCTTGCCCCTTCCGCCACCAGGACCTCCATCACCCGGCGGAGCACCGCGGGAGAGCCGTGGGTCTGGAACTCCACCAGGTCCTCCCCCGTGTAGGAACGGGGGGCGCGGAAGACGAGGAGGATCGCCTGGTCAATGGCCTCCCCCGTCTTAGGGTCCACCACCTCGCCCAGGGCGAAGCGCCCGCCCTTAAGGCGCCTCGGGTCCTTACCCCGCCACACCCTTGCGGCGATCTCCAGGGCGCCCTCGCCGGAAAGCCGCACCACCCCGATGGCCCCCTTCCCGGGGGGGGTGGCGATGGCGCAGATGGGGTCTTTAAGGTTCACGCCCGGCGAAACTCCTCTTCGGTGATCCCCGCTTGTTTCAGAACGGTCTTAAAAAGACCCCAAGGTATCTCGCCGGAGTGCAGGGGCAGCACCACCTTTCGGCCGTCCGGGTGCACGTAGACCCGGTGTCCCCCTTTGCCCCGACGGGGGAGCGGCTTGAAACCTAGCCGCTCAAGCTTCCGGGCCACCTCGGAGGTCTTAGGCGGCATCCAGGGAAATCTGGGCCACGGTCACATCGGGAGGCGGGGCCTCCCCCAAGGCTTCCAAGGCCTCTAAGGCGGCTTCCAAGGCGTCCTTGGCGTTTTCCAGGGCCTCTTCCGGGGAGTGGCCGAAGGTGGCGCACCAGGGCAGGGCGGGCACCTCAGCAAGCCACACCCCTGGGGTCTCCGGGTCGGGGCGTAAGACGACGGTGTAGCGCATCCCTTTCATTCTACAAGGCCTTCCTCAGGGCCTCGAGGGTCTTTTCCACGTCCTCCTCCCTGTGGGCCACGGAGAGGAAGGCCGCCTCAAAGTTGGAGGGAGGCCAGTAAATACCCCGGTCCAAGAGGCCGTGGAAGAAGCGCTTGAAGAGCTCCGTGTCCGTGCGCCTGGCGTCCTGGAAGGTGACCACGGGGCCTTCCGTGAAGAAGACGGTGATCATGGAGCCCACCCGGTTCACCGTGTGGGGAAGCCCCTTCTCCTTGAGAACCTCCTTCAGGCCCGCCTCCAGCCTGGCCCCCAGGTCCTCTAGGTAAGCGTAGTAGCCGGGGTTCTCCTCCAAGAGCTCCAGGGTGGCGAGCCCCGCCGCCATGGCCAAGGGGTTCCCGGAAAGCGTCCCCGCCTGGTAGACGGGGCCCAGGGGGGCCACCTTCTCCATGATCTCCCGCCTCCCCGCGTAGGCCGCGGCGGGAAGCCCCCCGCCCAGGATCTTCCCCAGGGTGACGAGGTCGGGCTTAAGGCCGAGAAGCTCCGTGGCCCCGCCGAAGGCCAGGCGGAAGCCCGTCATCACCTCGTCGGCGATGAGGAGGACCCCGTAGGCCTTGGCCTCGTGGAGGGCCTTAAGGAAGTCCTCCGTGGGGACCAGGACCCCGGCGTTGCCGACCACGGGCTCAAAGATGATGGCGGCGATCTCCTCTCCCCGCCGCTTCAGCACCTCCCGCAGGCCCTCGGGGTCGTTGTACTCCAGGACCAGGGTGAGCTTGGCGTATTCCTCGGGCACCCCGGCGGAGGAGGGGACGCCCAGGGTGAGGGCCCCTGAGCCCGCCTCCACCAGGAGGCCGTCCGCGTGGCCGTGGTAGTTCCCCCGGAACTTGACGATGTAGGGCCTTCCCGTATACCCCCGGGCGAGGCGGAGGGCCGACATGGTGGCCTCGGTCCCCGAGTTCACGAAGCGCACCAGGTCCACAAAGGGGTAGGCCCGCTTGACCTTCTTCGCCAGGGCCACCTCCAGAGGGCTTGGCGCCCCGAAGGTGAGGCCCCTTTCCAAGGTCTCCCGCACCCGGGCGAGGACCTTGGGGTGGGCGTGGCCCAGGATCAAGGGCCCCCAGCTCATCACGTAGTCCAGGTAGCGGTTCCCGTCCGCGTCCCAGACGTAGGCCCCTTCGCCCCGCACCAGGAAGGGGGGGGTGCCGCCCACGGCCTTGAAGGCCCTGACCGGGCTACTCACCCCGCCCGGGATGTGCCGCTTCGCCTCCTGGAAGTAGGCCTCGGAGATGGGCCGCTCCATGCCCCCCACTCTAGCGGCTTTCCCCCGGGAAAGGGTAGCCTTGGAGGGATGAGCGGGTGGACCTACCTCTTCCTCGCCATCCTCTCCGAGATCCTGGCTTCCAGCGCCCTCAAGGCCTCCCAGGGCTTCAGCCGCTTCCTCCCGAGCCTCGTGGTGGTGGGGGGCTACGGCCTCGCCTTTTACTTCCTAAGCCTCTCTTTGAAGACCGTTCCCCTGAGCCTGGCCTACGCCGTCTGGGCCGGGGTGGGGACGGCGGCCATCGCCCTCATCGGGGCCTTTTTCTTCGGGGAGGCCATCTCCCCCAAGGGGTGGCTCGGCATCGCCCTGGTGGCGGTGGGGGTGGTTCTCATCCGCCTGGCGGACTAGGGGCGAATGGGCCTAAGCCCCAGGGCCTCGAGGTGGGCCAATAGCGGCCTCAGATCCAAGGCCCCTACGTAGAGAAGCGTCCGGAAGCCCAGGCCCCCCGCCTCCCGGAAAAGGTGGAGGCCGAGGAGGGGCGTCCGGGTGGCTTCCAAGGCCTCCAAAAGCGCCCTCAGACGGGGAAGGTCCGGCACCAGGACCTCGAGGGGGCTTGCCGGGGCCCCAGGGCGTAAGTGGTCCAGGAGACCCCTGAGCAGGTCAAAGGCCGTGACCAGGCCCACCAAGACCTCCTCTTCCACCACCGGAAGGGCGCCCACCCGGGCGGCCTCCATGCGGAAGGCCGCCTCCTCGGGAGACTCCTCCGGGTGGGCTTTGGGGAACTCCTGGAGGAAGCGGGCCACAGGAGCTTCCCACTGGGCCTGCACCGAAGCGGGGGCCCAAGGGGCGAGGAAGGGGCGGAGGTACCTCTCCCCCACCATGCCCCGGTAACGGCCCCCGTCCACCACGGGCAGGTAGCGCACCCCCGTCTGGACCAGAAGGCGGTGGGCCTGCCCCAGGGGCACCTGG of the Thermus thermophilus HB8 genome contains:
- a CDS encoding CBS domain-containing protein, with protein sequence MRAPLARTPVLRDLMRTDLVVVGPQVPLGQAHRLLVQTGVRYLPVVDGGRYRGMVGERYLRPFLAPWAPASVQAQWEAPVARFLQEFPKAHPEESPEEAAFRMEAARVGALPVVEEEVLVGLVTAFDLLRGLLDHLRPGAPASPLEVLVPDLPRLRALLEALEATRTPLLGLHLFREAGGLGFRTLLYVGALDLRPLLAHLEALGLRPIRP